A DNA window from Vicinamibacterales bacterium contains the following coding sequences:
- a CDS encoding aminopeptidase, whose amino-acid sequence MSRQLCRLCAALLTAWSTATPALAQSRLTLDFPAIARRLVQQLALRPGEKVLSVVHPGVFEGLVPYIRYEVVKAGGIDLGVIDVLAEPVPASWDVALLQRAAREARPFYKAMLRDVDAAIMMPGAVPAHPVYAAMQDWLKEGRGRTVHFHWLENGSAYTLPGQPLPGRAAIDALYQHALLDTDYAALAAIERRFADAMRGQEIHVTSPTGTDLRFRIGDRPVNRQDGDASAARTNQGVILIDREVELPAGAIRVAPIEESVEGTVAFPASQWDGRPVEGLVLRFAKGQVVEVRAARGREAAEAEMARAGAAGRAFREFALGFNPLLVVPERGPWIPYYGYGAGVVRLSLGDNSELGGRVGGGYVRWNFFTDLTVRVGDTVWVKDGTLVAR is encoded by the coding sequence ATGTCCCGACAGCTGTGCCGTCTCTGTGCCGCGCTCCTCACCGCGTGGTCCACCGCCACGCCCGCCCTGGCCCAGTCCCGGCTGACGCTCGATTTCCCGGCGATTGCCCGACGGCTGGTGCAGCAACTGGCGCTCAGGCCCGGTGAGAAGGTGCTGTCGGTGGTGCACCCGGGCGTCTTCGAGGGCCTCGTGCCGTACATCCGGTACGAGGTCGTCAAGGCCGGCGGGATCGATCTCGGCGTGATCGACGTGCTGGCCGAGCCCGTGCCGGCGTCGTGGGACGTCGCGCTCCTGCAGCGGGCGGCGCGCGAGGCCCGGCCCTTCTACAAGGCGATGCTCCGGGACGTGGACGCGGCCATCATGATGCCGGGCGCCGTGCCCGCGCACCCGGTGTACGCGGCCATGCAGGACTGGCTCAAGGAAGGCCGGGGCCGCACCGTGCACTTCCACTGGCTCGAGAACGGCAGCGCCTACACGCTTCCGGGACAGCCCCTGCCCGGGCGCGCCGCGATCGACGCGCTGTACCAGCACGCGCTCCTCGACACCGACTACGCGGCGCTGGCGGCGATCGAGCGCCGGTTCGCCGACGCGATGCGCGGGCAGGAGATCCACGTGACGTCGCCCACCGGCACCGACCTCCGGTTCCGGATCGGCGATCGCCCGGTGAACCGTCAGGACGGCGACGCGTCGGCCGCGCGCACGAACCAGGGCGTCATCCTCATCGACCGCGAGGTGGAATTGCCGGCCGGCGCCATCCGGGTGGCGCCGATCGAGGAGAGCGTGGAGGGCACGGTGGCCTTCCCGGCGTCGCAGTGGGACGGGCGGCCCGTCGAAGGCCTCGTGCTGCGGTTCGCGAAAGGGCAGGTCGTCGAGGTGCGGGCGGCGCGGGGCCGCGAGGCGGCCGAGGCGGAGATGGCCAGGGCGGGCGCCGCCGGACGCGCGTTCCGGGAGTTCGCGCTCGGCTTCAACCCGCTGCTCGTCGTGCCGGAACGCGGGCCCTGGATTCCGTACTACGGCTACGGCGCCGGCGTGGTCCGCCTGTCGCTCGGCGACAACAGCGAGCTCGGCGGGCGGGTCGGCGGCGGCTACGTGCGGTGGAACTTCTTCACGGACCTCACGGTGCGCGTCGGCGACACGGTGTGGGTGAAGGACGGCACGCTCGTCGCGAGGTAG
- a CDS encoding carboxypeptidase regulatory-like domain-containing protein, whose amino-acid sequence MRRVVLAWALVLSVGVPIAAGQSYSDLRGRVVDEQGSVMPGVTIVVRNQDSGQFREVVSAGDGSYLITSLTPGVYEVSAELPGFKRFVRRDVRLAVGEAQTIVVRLEVGALEETITVTGQSPLVDLTSKTVGGNVASEELLDTPVGNRNTMSYMQLLPGVVASESTSWGADSVSINGQPFTNTQFALDGGFNNDMWNGGSGGAQVRTPIESIAELQVQTSQYDAEMGWGTGGVLNAISKQGTNRVRGSAFFFDTESEFRTNEFFSKQLGLEKPDETSQRQWGGSLGGPIVRNKAHFFVNVERVTQDRPVTINIASRPEFNENVIWKDRIWNSLVRIDHQINANNTWALRWLQEWSPQSDQLTTTTRTAATREKETDVDKTFAWSFNSVFGGTRVNTIRLSFTEENVFFGNTQLFENGENQAALEPTLSHLTFLDQQSTRASRRLDRTFGFDDTFAWFVPNKAGDHDLKFGLQYVYAPLRFEDQGNMNGTFTINSDLDFDPGNPRTYPERLQIRVPGSVNFLIPGQFIGLFFQDKWKVNSRTTLNLGLRYDLEIINVNERDNPFFANPNDNPIDKNNISPRVGVTYALDGEGRSVLRGGIGLFYQKTPFGPLGNFMSNGVIANSFQVLFPANGVDRGPSQGQFPTDPFLANGPFVDRGLLNQLFPLGAVARNTGDVFLDNPDRKSAYARQYTVGYERQLFGDIAVTVDYVRSENRDQLLRKNLNPPTRTSTGRTAPVTRPDPNFVQNVWQPVNAGSYDYNALQVQLNKRFNRGYSYRVSYTLSRARGNMDGVVAAIIPTQVGDDLNLDANYGPTDNDRPHILSINGTANVPGVRGLSLSPVIRYMSGLPFSLTSSSFDLNRNGRTDDEYLPAGSYSGAGANPITVKSRGGSNGARGPDFFEIDLRLAYALPMPGGSRLQLVGEVFNLTDRVNFNNPSGDQRLSTFLDLRTLRQGNTSRRGQISVRYSF is encoded by the coding sequence ATGAGGCGTGTCGTTCTCGCTTGGGCGCTGGTCCTGTCGGTCGGCGTGCCAATAGCGGCCGGTCAGAGCTATTCGGACCTCAGGGGACGCGTAGTGGACGAACAGGGATCCGTCATGCCTGGCGTCACCATCGTCGTTCGCAATCAGGACTCGGGGCAGTTCCGCGAGGTCGTCAGCGCCGGCGACGGTTCCTACCTGATCACGTCGTTGACTCCTGGCGTCTACGAAGTCTCGGCCGAACTGCCCGGTTTCAAGCGCTTCGTCCGCCGCGACGTGAGGCTGGCGGTCGGCGAGGCCCAGACCATCGTCGTCCGGCTCGAGGTCGGAGCGCTCGAGGAAACGATCACGGTCACCGGCCAGTCGCCGCTCGTCGACCTGACCTCGAAGACGGTCGGCGGCAACGTGGCCTCCGAGGAACTGCTCGACACACCCGTCGGGAACCGGAACACCATGTCGTACATGCAGCTGCTGCCCGGCGTCGTGGCGTCCGAGTCGACGTCCTGGGGCGCCGATTCGGTCAGCATCAACGGCCAGCCGTTCACGAACACCCAGTTCGCGCTCGACGGCGGCTTCAACAACGACATGTGGAACGGGGGATCGGGCGGCGCGCAGGTGCGGACGCCGATCGAATCGATCGCGGAGCTGCAGGTCCAGACCAGCCAGTACGACGCGGAAATGGGATGGGGCACGGGCGGCGTGCTCAATGCCATCTCGAAACAGGGCACGAACCGCGTGCGGGGAAGCGCCTTCTTCTTCGACACCGAGTCCGAGTTCAGGACGAACGAGTTCTTCAGCAAGCAGTTGGGGCTCGAGAAGCCGGACGAAACCAGCCAGCGGCAGTGGGGTGGTTCGCTGGGCGGCCCCATCGTGCGCAACAAGGCGCATTTCTTCGTCAACGTGGAGCGGGTCACGCAGGATCGCCCGGTCACGATCAACATCGCGTCGCGGCCGGAGTTCAACGAGAACGTCATCTGGAAGGATCGCATCTGGAATTCGCTCGTCCGGATCGATCACCAGATCAACGCCAACAACACCTGGGCGCTGCGCTGGCTCCAGGAGTGGTCACCCCAATCGGATCAGCTCACGACCACGACCCGCACCGCCGCCACGCGCGAGAAGGAGACCGACGTCGACAAGACGTTCGCCTGGTCGTTCAACTCGGTGTTCGGCGGCACGAGGGTGAACACCATCCGCCTGTCCTTCACGGAGGAGAACGTGTTCTTCGGCAACACGCAGCTCTTCGAGAACGGGGAGAACCAGGCCGCGCTCGAGCCCACGTTGAGCCACCTGACGTTCCTCGACCAGCAGAGCACGCGGGCCAGCCGACGGCTGGATCGGACCTTTGGCTTCGACGACACCTTCGCCTGGTTCGTGCCGAACAAGGCCGGCGACCACGACCTGAAGTTCGGCCTGCAGTACGTCTACGCCCCGCTGCGGTTCGAGGACCAGGGCAACATGAACGGCACGTTCACCATCAACAGCGACCTGGACTTCGATCCGGGCAATCCGCGCACGTATCCGGAGCGGTTGCAGATCCGCGTGCCGGGCTCGGTCAACTTCCTGATCCCGGGGCAGTTCATCGGCCTGTTCTTCCAGGACAAGTGGAAGGTGAACTCGCGAACGACCCTGAACCTGGGCCTGCGGTACGACCTGGAGATCATCAACGTCAACGAGCGCGACAATCCCTTCTTCGCCAATCCCAACGACAATCCGATCGACAAGAACAACATCTCACCCCGCGTGGGCGTGACCTATGCGCTCGACGGAGAGGGGCGGTCGGTGCTCCGCGGCGGCATCGGGCTCTTCTACCAGAAGACGCCCTTCGGTCCCCTGGGCAACTTCATGTCCAACGGCGTGATCGCCAACTCGTTCCAGGTGCTGTTCCCGGCGAACGGCGTCGACCGTGGGCCCTCGCAAGGGCAGTTCCCGACGGATCCGTTCCTGGCCAACGGGCCGTTCGTGGATCGCGGCCTGCTCAACCAGTTGTTCCCGTTGGGGGCGGTGGCCCGCAACACGGGCGACGTGTTCCTCGACAATCCGGACCGCAAGAGCGCGTACGCGCGCCAGTACACGGTGGGCTACGAGCGGCAGCTGTTCGGTGACATCGCCGTGACCGTCGACTACGTGCGCTCGGAGAACCGCGACCAGCTGCTGCGGAAGAACCTGAACCCGCCCACGCGCACCAGCACGGGCCGCACTGCGCCGGTCACACGTCCGGATCCGAATTTCGTGCAGAACGTGTGGCAGCCGGTCAACGCCGGCTCGTACGACTACAACGCGTTGCAGGTGCAGCTCAACAAACGGTTCAACCGCGGCTACAGCTACCGCGTCTCCTACACGCTCTCTCGCGCGCGCGGCAACATGGACGGGGTGGTCGCGGCGATCATCCCCACGCAGGTCGGCGACGACCTGAACCTCGACGCGAACTACGGACCGACGGACAACGACCGCCCGCACATCCTGTCGATCAACGGGACGGCGAACGTCCCGGGCGTGCGGGGCCTCAGCCTGAGCCCGGTCATACGCTACATGAGCGGCCTGCCGTTCTCGCTGACCAGCTCGTCGTTCGACCTGAACCGGAACGGCCGGACCGACGACGAATACCTCCCGGCGGGCTCCTACAGCGGCGCGGGGGCGAACCCGATCACGGTGAAGAGCAGGGGCGGCTCGAACGGGGCCCGGGGCCCTGACTTCTTCGAGATCGATCTGCGGCTCGCCTACGCGCTTCCGATGCCGGGCGGCAGCCGCCTGCAGCTGGTGGGAGAAGTCTTCAATCTCACGGATCGGGTCAACTTCAACAACCCGTCCGGCGATCAGCGCTTGTCCACCTTCCTCGATCTCCGGACGTTGCGCCAGGGCAACACGTCCAGGAGAGGGCAGATCAGCGTCCGGTACTCGTTCTGA
- a CDS encoding SLC13 family permease: protein MRALPLAIFVAAILAQARLPAQRLQIVLAGAAFALLALGLGGGHPRDVLANLQWDVLIILASLGVVSRVLAESHVFTRLAVRVTRLIGASPTWLVPVVAASMFVVSGLVNNITALVLVLPVVLAILQLAGTTPRHLRWTMGSLLVACNLGGAATPIGDFPAVLLLGAGAMDFNGYLRLALPTAVVGLVLFVGLVMLAVRPSKDVPVDPLRRRVTVAVVEGLHARIRIQPRVLVPGVLALAGMLTAWVLLPASSGVPVHLVAWLGAGLLVLTLGRRGRDAVLQGVDLDATLFLFGLLVMVGAVRETGLFGYLARALADLPWPLPVRLALFVAVAGVSTGMFSAGPSMAAMLEVATPLAAAIGPAAVYLGLAFGVCAGSSLFLTAATSGPLAQSMVDRAGLTDAEGRRLEFSFASFVPVGLLGFAVILAVGIGAALVTASAG, encoded by the coding sequence GTGAGGGCGCTGCCGCTCGCGATCTTCGTCGCCGCCATCCTGGCGCAGGCGCGGCTGCCCGCCCAGCGTCTGCAAATCGTGCTGGCGGGCGCCGCCTTCGCGCTCCTGGCGCTGGGCCTCGGCGGTGGGCACCCGCGGGACGTCCTCGCGAACCTGCAGTGGGACGTGCTGATCATCCTGGCGTCGCTGGGTGTCGTGTCGCGCGTGCTGGCGGAGTCGCACGTGTTCACGCGCCTGGCCGTCCGGGTCACCCGGCTCATCGGCGCCTCGCCCACGTGGCTCGTGCCGGTCGTCGCGGCGTCGATGTTCGTCGTGAGCGGCCTCGTGAACAACATCACGGCCCTCGTGCTCGTCCTGCCGGTCGTGCTCGCCATCCTGCAGCTCGCCGGGACGACGCCCCGGCACCTCCGCTGGACGATGGGCTCGCTCCTGGTGGCCTGCAATCTCGGCGGCGCCGCCACGCCCATCGGCGACTTCCCGGCCGTCCTGCTCCTGGGCGCCGGCGCCATGGACTTCAACGGCTACCTGCGCCTCGCGCTGCCCACGGCCGTCGTCGGACTCGTGCTGTTCGTGGGGCTCGTGATGCTGGCCGTGCGGCCCTCGAAGGACGTGCCCGTCGATCCGCTCCGGCGCCGGGTGACGGTGGCCGTCGTCGAGGGTCTGCACGCGCGCATCCGCATCCAGCCCCGTGTGCTCGTGCCGGGCGTGCTCGCGCTCGCCGGCATGCTCACGGCGTGGGTCCTCCTGCCTGCGTCGTCCGGGGTGCCCGTGCACCTGGTGGCCTGGCTGGGCGCCGGCCTCCTGGTGCTGACGCTGGGGCGACGTGGGCGGGACGCGGTCCTGCAGGGCGTGGATCTCGACGCCACGCTCTTCCTGTTCGGGCTGCTGGTGATGGTCGGCGCGGTGCGGGAGACCGGCCTCTTCGGCTACCTGGCGCGCGCGCTCGCGGATCTGCCGTGGCCGCTGCCCGTCCGCCTGGCGCTGTTCGTGGCCGTGGCCGGCGTCTCCACCGGCATGTTCTCGGCCGGACCCAGCATGGCGGCGATGCTCGAAGTGGCCACGCCGCTGGCCGCCGCGATCGGGCCCGCGGCCGTGTACCTCGGCCTGGCCTTCGGGGTCTGCGCCGGCAGTTCGCTCTTCCTCACGGCGGCCACGTCGGGTCCGCTCGCGCAGAGCATGGTCGATCGGGCCGGCCTCACCGACGCAGAGGGCCGCCGCCTCGAGTTCTCGTTCGCGTCCTTCGTGCCCGTCGGCCTCCTGGGCTTCGCCGTGATCCTCGCCGTGGGCATCGGCGCCGCGCTGGTCACGGCGTCGGCCGGCTGA
- a CDS encoding sodium:solute symporter family protein encodes MNGLGPWPLVAILGYLAVLLGVGVVARRARRDESMSDFYLAGRDLGPFVLFATLYATQYSGNSFLGYPGEAHRIGFAWVMSVGFMTAIIVAYLLIAPDLHRAARRWSLVTPGDWIDRRYDYRPLTLAANGVFVLAIANYLLAQLMAMGHVVAGLSGNAVPYWVGVVGLTAVILVYETLGGMRAVAWTDTAQGLLMLAGLGGILFTVVPTPAHLADVTRWVIAHAPEKAAVPGWQTSITWLSTLLLIGMSGAVYPQAMQRIYAARSTAVLKRGLTVMVVMPLFTMTPIFLIGILSLRDLDGVSGLAADQVMPMMLARWAGQSTWLALSAMAVMLAAVAAIMSTADSVLLTLSSIVAKDVAGRTWLRGAPEATLTRVGKRVSWAIVVTLVTLALVPRISLWGLTELKMELLVQVSPLFVLGLASARVTGRAALAGLVAGLVVAFALPLAGVSRPFGVHDGTIGWAINVLVCVAASPRTAAAPAAHLAPDRPQPAS; translated from the coding sequence GTGAACGGCCTCGGGCCCTGGCCGCTCGTCGCCATCCTTGGCTACCTCGCCGTGCTGCTCGGCGTCGGCGTCGTCGCCCGGCGCGCCCGGCGCGACGAGTCGATGAGCGATTTCTACCTGGCGGGCCGCGATCTGGGCCCGTTCGTGCTCTTCGCCACGCTCTACGCCACACAGTACAGCGGCAACTCGTTCCTCGGCTACCCGGGAGAGGCGCACCGGATCGGCTTCGCGTGGGTCATGAGCGTGGGCTTCATGACGGCCATCATCGTGGCCTACCTGCTCATCGCGCCCGACCTCCACCGCGCGGCGCGCCGCTGGTCGCTCGTCACGCCCGGCGACTGGATCGACCGCCGCTACGACTACCGTCCCCTCACGCTCGCGGCCAACGGCGTCTTCGTCCTCGCCATCGCGAACTACCTGCTCGCCCAGCTCATGGCGATGGGCCACGTGGTGGCGGGGCTCTCCGGCAATGCGGTGCCGTACTGGGTCGGCGTCGTCGGCCTGACGGCCGTCATCCTGGTCTACGAGACGCTGGGCGGCATGCGCGCGGTCGCCTGGACCGACACCGCCCAGGGCCTGCTGATGCTGGCGGGCCTCGGCGGCATCCTCTTCACGGTCGTGCCGACGCCGGCGCACCTGGCCGACGTGACGAGGTGGGTGATCGCCCACGCACCCGAGAAGGCCGCGGTGCCGGGATGGCAGACGTCCATCACCTGGCTGAGCACCCTGCTCCTCATCGGCATGTCGGGCGCCGTGTACCCCCAGGCGATGCAGCGGATCTACGCCGCCCGATCGACCGCCGTCCTGAAGCGCGGCCTCACGGTGATGGTGGTCATGCCGCTCTTCACCATGACGCCGATCTTCCTCATCGGCATCCTGAGCCTGCGGGATCTCGACGGCGTGAGCGGCCTGGCCGCCGATCAGGTGATGCCGATGATGCTCGCCCGGTGGGCCGGGCAGTCCACGTGGCTGGCGCTGTCGGCGATGGCCGTGATGCTGGCGGCCGTGGCCGCCATCATGTCCACGGCGGACTCGGTGCTCCTCACGCTGTCGTCCATCGTGGCCAAGGACGTCGCGGGGCGCACGTGGCTGCGCGGTGCGCCCGAAGCGACGCTGACCCGGGTGGGGAAGCGGGTCTCGTGGGCGATCGTCGTCACGCTCGTGACGCTCGCGCTCGTGCCCCGCATCAGCCTGTGGGGCCTGACCGAGCTGAAGATGGAGCTCCTGGTGCAGGTGTCGCCGCTCTTCGTGCTCGGCCTGGCCAGCGCGCGCGTGACGGGGCGGGCCGCGCTGGCCGGCCTCGTCGCCGGCCTGGTCGTGGCGTTCGCGCTGCCACTCGCTGGAGTGTCGCGGCCCTTCGGCGTGCACGACGGCACCATCGGGTGGGCCATCAACGTGCTCGTGTGCGTCGCGGCGTCGCCCCGGACGGCCGCGGCGCCGGCCGCGCACCTGGCGCCCGATCGGCCGCAGCCGGCCTCGTAG
- the trkA gene encoding Trk system potassium transporter TrkA, translating to MRVVIVGGGQIGSSLARALAASHEVVIIDHDRSVGDAVQSLDVEFLLGSGTNAEVLEGAGIDRADVFVAATGLDEVNIVACAQANRLGTPETICLVSRADFLGAQGDVGGLGAFGIDRVVWPEAQLAADIERIVTAPGAIDAEVFAGGVVRLLEYRLDQGSPLAGRTLGTLHLPHGSLVVAVKRGGRIFVPRGTTELAAGDKVIVMGTPDAMHAVETLVSPTRAGGRLQVTIIGGGDVGLQLAERLEQTPSVEVRVLERGAERGAILAARLSRTLVLNGDGTDLEFLESENVGRSDVLVSVIDNDERNLLASLLARQLGVPKVITRVGRPANLRLFERVGIDVAISARGAAVDSILHQITGGPTSLLAVVEHGEAHVFELTVAPTFTARALKHMGSSQDAIVAAILRDGTAIVPRGDDQVLAGDRLLIFCTQEAADRVRDYFTREMR from the coding sequence ATGCGCGTCGTCATCGTCGGCGGAGGGCAGATCGGCTCCTCGCTCGCCCGGGCCCTCGCGGCCAGTCACGAAGTGGTCATCATCGACCACGACCGCAGCGTCGGCGACGCCGTCCAGTCGCTCGACGTCGAGTTCCTGCTGGGCAGCGGCACCAATGCCGAGGTGCTGGAAGGCGCCGGCATCGACCGCGCGGACGTCTTCGTCGCCGCCACGGGACTGGACGAGGTGAACATCGTCGCGTGCGCGCAGGCCAACCGGCTCGGCACGCCCGAGACCATCTGCCTGGTGTCGCGGGCGGATTTCCTGGGCGCGCAGGGCGACGTTGGCGGCCTGGGCGCGTTCGGCATCGACCGCGTCGTGTGGCCGGAGGCCCAGCTGGCGGCCGACATCGAGCGCATCGTCACCGCCCCGGGCGCCATCGACGCCGAGGTGTTCGCGGGCGGCGTGGTCCGGCTGCTGGAGTACCGCCTGGACCAGGGCTCGCCGCTCGCGGGCAGGACGCTGGGCACCCTGCACCTCCCGCACGGCTCGCTCGTCGTGGCCGTGAAGCGCGGCGGCCGCATCTTCGTGCCGCGCGGCACGACCGAGCTCGCGGCCGGCGACAAGGTGATCGTGATGGGCACGCCGGATGCCATGCACGCCGTCGAGACGCTGGTCTCGCCGACCCGCGCGGGCGGGCGGCTGCAGGTGACCATCATCGGCGGCGGCGACGTGGGTCTCCAGCTCGCCGAGCGCCTCGAGCAGACGCCGTCGGTGGAGGTCCGGGTCCTCGAGCGCGGCGCCGAACGGGGCGCGATCCTGGCGGCGCGGCTGTCGCGGACCCTGGTGCTGAACGGCGACGGCACCGACCTCGAGTTCCTGGAGTCCGAGAACGTCGGCCGGAGCGACGTCCTGGTGTCGGTCATCGACAACGACGAGCGCAACCTGCTGGCCTCGCTCCTGGCGCGGCAACTCGGCGTGCCGAAGGTGATCACGCGCGTGGGCCGGCCCGCCAACCTGCGGCTCTTCGAGCGGGTCGGCATCGACGTGGCCATCTCCGCCCGGGGCGCCGCCGTGGACTCGATCCTCCATCAGATCACGGGCGGGCCGACCAGCCTGCTGGCCGTGGTCGAGCACGGGGAGGCCCACGTGTTCGAGCTCACCGTCGCGCCGACCTTCACGGCCCGCGCGCTGAAGCACATGGGCAGTTCCCAGGACGCCATCGTGGCGGCCATCCTCCGCGACGGCACGGCCATCGTCCCGCGCGGCGACGACCAGGTGCTGGCGGGCGACCGCCTGCTCATCTTCTGCACCCAGGAAGCCGCCGACCGGGTGCGCGACTACTTCACGCGCGAGATGCGCTGA
- a CDS encoding TrkH family potassium uptake protein, which yields MRYALVVHVSGVIVRLFGAMFLAPLVVALAYGEWRDATGFGVSGALTVGLGHLMRRAGGTSAEDAVDRMRRVEGLAVVSASWLLIAHVTALPFVWAGLGPIDAFFESMSGLTTTGATILQDFSGYGRAFFFWRSFTQWLGGMGVIALFVAILPRLAIGGRELFFAEAPGPNQEKLSPQIRQTAALLWKLYAALTVLQILALVAVGMPFFDALCNSMSTLAAGGFSPNPLSIGGYGNPAAEWITIAFMFVAGANFALQYRALARRDVGVLTRDDELRAYTLVVLVASAFLALALWPSTGWTSIRTALFQVVSILTTTGFASTDFQLWSDQAKIVLLVMMFIGGCAGSASGGPKVVRHLVLARYTLQNLRKVLHPRAVLPVKLGGRVVPEDILQVIVVFFLFYLLVFSICTGIVVGFGADLVTGITATIACLGNIGPGFDNVGPMAHFGHLHPVSRVTLTLAMWIGRLEVLTVLVVLRPEAWRAGRWSAEERGA from the coding sequence ATGCGCTACGCCCTCGTCGTCCACGTCTCGGGCGTCATCGTGCGCCTGTTCGGGGCGATGTTCCTGGCGCCGCTCGTGGTGGCCCTCGCCTACGGCGAGTGGCGCGACGCGACCGGCTTCGGCGTGTCGGGAGCGCTCACGGTGGGCCTCGGCCACCTGATGCGGCGCGCCGGCGGCACCTCAGCCGAGGACGCCGTGGACCGGATGCGGCGCGTGGAAGGACTGGCGGTGGTGTCGGCGTCGTGGCTCCTCATCGCGCACGTGACGGCGCTGCCGTTCGTGTGGGCGGGCCTTGGGCCGATCGACGCCTTCTTCGAGTCGATGTCGGGGCTGACGACGACGGGCGCCACCATCCTCCAGGACTTCTCCGGCTACGGCCGGGCCTTCTTCTTCTGGCGCTCGTTCACGCAGTGGCTCGGCGGCATGGGCGTCATCGCACTCTTCGTGGCCATCCTGCCCCGGCTGGCCATCGGCGGTCGCGAGCTGTTCTTCGCCGAGGCGCCGGGGCCGAACCAGGAGAAGCTGAGCCCCCAGATCCGCCAGACGGCGGCGCTCCTGTGGAAGCTGTACGCGGCCCTCACCGTACTGCAGATCCTGGCGCTCGTGGCGGTGGGCATGCCGTTCTTCGACGCGCTCTGCAACTCGATGAGCACGCTGGCGGCCGGCGGCTTCTCGCCGAACCCGCTGTCGATCGGCGGCTACGGGAACCCGGCGGCCGAGTGGATCACGATCGCGTTCATGTTCGTGGCCGGCGCCAACTTCGCGCTGCAGTACCGCGCGCTGGCCCGGCGCGACGTGGGCGTGCTGACGCGCGACGACGAGCTGCGCGCCTACACGCTGGTCGTCCTCGTCGCGAGCGCGTTCCTGGCCCTGGCCCTGTGGCCGAGTACCGGCTGGACGTCGATCCGCACGGCGCTCTTCCAGGTCGTCTCGATCCTGACCACGACGGGCTTCGCCAGCACGGACTTCCAGCTCTGGAGCGATCAGGCCAAGATCGTCCTGCTGGTGATGATGTTCATCGGCGGGTGCGCCGGCTCCGCGTCGGGGGGACCGAAGGTGGTGCGGCACCTGGTGCTCGCCCGCTACACGCTGCAGAACCTCCGGAAGGTCCTGCACCCGCGCGCGGTGCTGCCCGTGAAGCTGGGCGGGCGCGTCGTGCCCGAGGACATCCTGCAGGTGATCGTGGTCTTCTTCCTGTTCTACCTGCTGGTCTTCTCGATCTGCACGGGCATCGTGGTGGGGTTCGGCGCCGACCTCGTCACCGGGATCACGGCCACGATCGCCTGTCTCGGGAACATCGGGCCGGGATTCGACAACGTCGGCCCGATGGCCCACTTCGGCCACCTGCATCCCGTGAGCCGCGTGACGCTGACGCTCGCGATGTGGATCGGGCGGCTGGAAGTCCTGACGGTGCTGGTCGTGCTGCGGCCGGAGGCCTGGCGAGCGGGCCGGTGGTCGGCCGAGGAACGGGGCGCCTGA
- a CDS encoding AtzG-like protein translates to MDATHASPESVDLSRRRLLQALAAAGITGPLATQLAAQSGPRVTAETLRQAAALVGHELPPDRLAIVERALQRNLDQFQIVRDLVIDDLVEPAPVFMARTHAGPVSRGK, encoded by the coding sequence ATGGACGCCACGCACGCGTCACCCGAGTCCGTCGATCTGTCGCGCAGGCGGCTCTTGCAGGCCCTGGCGGCCGCCGGCATCACGGGACCGCTCGCGACCCAGCTGGCGGCGCAGTCCGGCCCGCGCGTGACGGCCGAGACGCTGCGGCAGGCCGCGGCGCTGGTCGGCCACGAGCTGCCACCCGATCGCCTGGCCATCGTGGAGCGGGCGCTCCAGCGCAACCTCGACCAGTTCCAGATCGTGCGCGACCTGGTCATCGACGACCTGGTGGAGCCGGCGCCCGTGTTCATGGCCCGCACGCACGCCGGGCCGGTGAGCCGGGGGAAGTGA